The Desulfuromonas versatilis genome has a segment encoding these proteins:
- a CDS encoding ABC transporter permease yields the protein MIRHLKILEFALASLLRRKFKNLSLILVYAFTVAVLASILFITHALRQEAGQLLAEAPQLVVQRLAAGRHDLVPVDYARRIGTIPGVGEVRPRYWGYYYDALTKANYTLLGVSGETPGLELLEGRMPSAPGECAVGVGVAEVRILAPGDDLIIIDSRNIGTLFEVTGVFRAESSLLTNDLVVLGEQDVIEFFGLPEGMATDIAVEVFNEREIDTVAVKIKKELPDSRPITRGEIVRTYDAVFNWRSGMMLTIFAAALAAFCILAWDKATGISAEEKREIGVLKAIGWDTSDILELKFWEGVAISVSALLLGLIGAYLHVFKLGATLLAPVLKGWSVLFPSFDLVPYVDLYQVFVLSFLTVAPYVASTVIPSWKAAVTDPETVMRS from the coding sequence ATGATCCGCCATCTGAAAATCCTCGAATTCGCCCTGGCCTCGCTGCTGCGCCGCAAGTTCAAGAACCTCTCCCTGATCCTGGTCTACGCCTTCACCGTCGCGGTACTGGCCTCGATCCTCTTCATCACTCACGCCCTGCGCCAGGAAGCCGGGCAGCTGCTCGCCGAGGCGCCGCAACTGGTGGTTCAGCGTCTGGCCGCCGGCCGTCATGACCTGGTCCCGGTGGACTACGCCAGGCGGATCGGCACCATCCCCGGGGTCGGCGAGGTGCGCCCCCGCTACTGGGGCTATTATTACGACGCGCTGACCAAGGCCAACTACACCCTGCTCGGGGTCTCCGGCGAAACCCCGGGACTGGAACTGCTCGAGGGGCGGATGCCCTCCGCCCCCGGCGAATGCGCCGTCGGCGTGGGCGTCGCCGAGGTGCGCATCCTCGCCCCCGGCGACGACCTGATCATCATCGACAGCCGCAACATCGGCACCCTGTTCGAAGTCACCGGCGTCTTCCGGGCCGAATCGAGCCTGCTGACCAACGACCTGGTGGTGCTCGGCGAGCAGGATGTGATCGAATTTTTCGGGCTCCCCGAGGGGATGGCCACGGACATCGCCGTGGAGGTGTTCAACGAGCGGGAGATCGACACCGTGGCGGTCAAGATCAAAAAGGAACTCCCCGACAGCCGCCCCATCACCCGCGGCGAAATCGTGCGCACCTACGACGCGGTGTTCAACTGGCGCAGCGGCATGATGCTGACCATCTTCGCCGCCGCCCTGGCGGCCTTCTGCATCCTGGCCTGGGACAAAGCCACCGGCATCAGCGCCGAGGAGAAACGGGAGATCGGGGTGCTCAAGGCGATCGGCTGGGACACCTCGGATATTCTCGAGTTGAAGTTCTGGGAAGGGGTCGCCATCTCGGTGAGCGCCCTGCTGCTCGGGCTCATCGGCGCCTACCTGCATGTTTTCAAGCTGGGCGCGACCCTGCTCGCCCCGGTCCTCAAGGGGTGGTCGGTGCTGTTTCCCAGCTTCGACCTGGTCCCCTACGTCGATCTCTACCAGGTGTTTGTATTGAGCTTTCTGACTGTCGCCCCCTACGTGGCCAGCACCGTGATCCCGTCCTGGAAGGCGGCGGTGACCGACCCGGAAACGGTGATGAGGAGTTGA
- a CDS encoding NADH-quinone oxidoreductase subunit B family protein, with amino-acid sequence MKPRIGFFDFTGCEGCQLTVLNLEEEFLELLELVEIVEFREVMSGAAESLDIAFVEGSICRPQEVERLKAIRARSKTLVALGACADTAGVNALGHFRDLQQMRREIYGGDAPQLLTEPPRPLQAWVQVDHRVPGCPIDGREFLAVLQALLMGRPPELPSYSLCVECKLAELPCTFERDQVCLGPVTRAGCKALCIEAGDRCRGCRGVIDNPRSDPYYRILEEHGLCAEDILQELRTFNVLGKGKQCASK; translated from the coding sequence ATGAAACCGCGCATCGGCTTTTTCGATTTCACCGGCTGCGAGGGGTGTCAGCTGACCGTGCTCAACCTCGAGGAGGAATTTCTCGAACTGCTCGAGCTGGTGGAGATCGTCGAATTTCGCGAGGTGATGTCCGGCGCCGCCGAATCCCTGGACATCGCCTTTGTCGAGGGGAGCATCTGCCGGCCGCAGGAGGTGGAGCGGCTCAAGGCGATCCGCGCCCGCAGCAAGACCCTGGTGGCCCTGGGTGCCTGCGCCGATACCGCCGGGGTCAACGCCCTGGGGCACTTTCGTGATTTGCAGCAGATGCGCCGCGAGATCTACGGCGGCGATGCGCCCCAGCTGCTGACCGAGCCGCCGCGCCCACTGCAGGCCTGGGTGCAGGTCGACCACCGGGTCCCCGGCTGCCCCATCGACGGCCGGGAATTTCTTGCCGTGCTGCAGGCGCTGCTCATGGGGCGGCCGCCCGAGCTGCCGAGCTATTCGCTGTGCGTGGAATGCAAGCTGGCCGAGCTGCCCTGCACCTTCGAAAGGGACCAGGTCTGCCTCGGCCCGGTTACCCGCGCCGGGTGCAAGGCGCTGTGCATCGAGGCGGGCGACCGCTGCCGCGGCTGCCGCGGGGTGATCGACAACCCGCGCAGCGACCCCTATTACCGCATCCTCGAAGAACACGGGCTCTGCGCCGAGGACATCCTCCAGGAACTGCGCACCTTCAACGTGCTGGGAAAAGGCAAGCAATGCGCATCGAAGTAG
- a CDS encoding Ni/Fe hydrogenase subunit alpha gives MRIEVAHLARIEGHANLVVDAVSGELKECRLEIVESPRFFEGLLKGRHYSDVAPIIARICGVCSNSHTLVSLAATERALGIPISRQTRNLRRLLAYGEILQSHILQLYFMAVPDYLGVPSIFPLARSRRDLVSRALRLKKLANDICNVVGGRPVHPVTPCVGGFSALPQASALQGLRRQLVQALPDLEETVELFSSLPVPEFERETEYLSLGGGSDYPIFGDSIVSSDGICAPVAEYAATIEEYLVPHSTAKFARATRESYMVGPLARARNAFARLSPMARQVAAAMGLSASATNPYHSLLARLVEVIHCVEEAIHLIDAVLLAGLREEALRTPEGGGEGAAAIEAPRGTLFHAYGYDEKGCIETADCVIPTAQNLANIEADLRALVPSLLGLPEAELTRRLEMLVRAYDPCISCSTHLLKVEFV, from the coding sequence ATGCGCATCGAAGTAGCTCATCTGGCCCGTATCGAGGGGCACGCCAACCTGGTGGTGGACGCTGTCAGCGGCGAGCTCAAGGAGTGCCGCCTGGAGATCGTCGAGTCCCCGCGGTTTTTCGAGGGGCTGCTCAAGGGGCGCCACTACAGCGACGTGGCGCCGATCATCGCCCGCATCTGCGGGGTCTGCTCCAACTCCCACACCCTGGTCTCGCTGGCCGCCACCGAACGGGCGCTGGGGATCCCCATCAGCCGGCAGACCCGCAACCTGCGCAGGCTGCTCGCCTACGGCGAGATTCTGCAGAGCCACATTCTGCAGCTCTACTTCATGGCGGTCCCCGATTACCTGGGGGTGCCAAGCATCTTTCCGCTGGCGCGCAGCCGCCGCGACCTGGTCAGCCGGGCCCTGCGCCTGAAAAAGCTGGCCAACGATATCTGCAACGTGGTCGGCGGGCGGCCGGTGCACCCGGTCACCCCCTGCGTCGGCGGCTTCTCGGCGCTGCCCCAGGCCTCCGCCCTGCAGGGGCTGCGGCGGCAGCTGGTGCAGGCCCTGCCCGATCTCGAGGAGACGGTCGAGCTGTTTTCCTCCCTGCCGGTTCCCGAGTTCGAGCGGGAGACCGAGTACCTGTCTCTGGGCGGCGGCAGCGACTACCCGATCTTCGGCGACAGCATCGTCTCCAGCGACGGCATCTGCGCCCCGGTGGCCGAATATGCCGCCACCATCGAGGAGTACCTGGTCCCCCATTCCACCGCCAAGTTCGCCCGCGCGACCCGCGAAAGCTACATGGTCGGGCCGCTGGCCCGCGCCCGCAACGCCTTCGCCAGGCTTTCGCCCATGGCCCGCCAGGTCGCTGCCGCCATGGGGCTGAGCGCCTCGGCCACCAACCCCTACCACAGTCTGCTCGCCCGGCTGGTCGAGGTGATCCACTGCGTCGAGGAGGCGATCCACCTGATCGACGCCGTCCTGCTCGCCGGCCTTCGCGAAGAAGCGCTGCGGACCCCCGAGGGGGGAGGGGAGGGCGCCGCGGCGATCGAGGCCCCCCGGGGCACCCTGTTTCACGCCTACGGCTACGATGAAAAAGGCTGCATCGAGACCGCCGACTGCGTCATCCCCACGGCCCAGAACCTGGCCAACATCGAGGCCGATCTGCGCGCGCTGGTGCCAAGCCTGCTCGGGCTGCCGGAAGCCGAGCTGACTCGGCGCCTGGAGATGCTGGTGCGCGCCTACGACCCCTGCATCAGCTGCTCGACCCACCTGCTGAAGGTTGAGTTTGTGTGA
- a CDS encoding SCO family protein — protein sequence MLRFRSFPLFSLLLALLVLAPALGASAADSPRYRRSVENYQVPDVILTNQNREKVRLVELLDSDIPVMVDFIYGTCTTICPVLSAGFSNLQKKLSPDAKQKVRLVSVTIDPEYDTPEIMTEYLKRYRAQEGWDFLTGTREDIDRVMHAFNAYIPDKMGHYPLNLLKGPGKDQWVRIYGLLSTRDLMSEYDQLLEK from the coding sequence ATGCTCAGATTCAGGTCGTTTCCTCTCTTCAGCCTGCTGCTGGCGCTGCTGGTTCTTGCCCCCGCCCTCGGCGCCTCGGCCGCCGATTCGCCCCGTTACCGGCGCAGCGTTGAAAACTACCAGGTTCCCGACGTGATCCTGACCAACCAGAACCGCGAGAAGGTCCGCCTGGTTGAACTGCTCGATTCCGACATTCCGGTTATGGTCGATTTCATCTACGGCACCTGCACCACCATCTGCCCGGTACTGAGCGCCGGTTTCTCCAACCTGCAGAAGAAACTGAGCCCCGACGCAAAACAGAAGGTGCGCCTGGTCTCGGTGACCATCGACCCCGAATATGACACCCCCGAGATCATGACCGAGTACCTGAAACGCTACCGCGCCCAGGAGGGGTGGGACTTTCTCACCGGGACCCGGGAGGACATCGATCGGGTCATGCATGCCTTCAACGCCTATATCCCCGACAAAATGGGACACTACCCCCTGAACCTGCTCAAGGGCCCCGGAAAGGACCAATGGGTGCGCATCTACGGATTGCTGAGCACCCGCGACCTGATGAGCGAATACGACCAACTTCTGGAGAAATGA
- a CDS encoding 4Fe-4S dicluster domain-containing protein codes for MKFGSSGVDQEGRYSGSPRWRQMSRGEIDLFVRSLSSAFEVVGVRDRRGRLTLDRIDDPAELQLEFPPQVHSPKKYLFPNWEKLFRFRLGGRVLLEPEKAAVPRIIFGMHPCDLHAVQVLDDCLFEGEADSAYRAKREATVLIGVDCVPDEHCFCTSMGTDRIAEGFDLFFHKADGGYLVQSGSSRGEALLARHAPLVAGQAGAPPLALQAKQCGHSLHFPVESLAPLLGGSYDHPIWKQIGERCLGCGACTLLCPTCYCFNVQDRLDLDLEGGERVRTWDSCQLDQFTRVAGGADFRAHQADRQRHRFFRKYKYLWEKHQRTACVGCGRCSRECLSRIDPPAVLHTLFEEQALPAMVGAPGSEYHPQLAQIIEMQDLTEQEKIFRMRLPDPVSFAPGAFMQVSVFGLGEAPFTIASAPTDGRVLDIVVRSAGNLTRALHRLQKGDEVGIRGPFGSGFPLENFCGRDVLLVAGGLGMITLRSLLLTILSRRAEFGRVTLLYGVRDAASFLFRDELLEWHRSGLLDCRFAVDNPDASWGVARGDITQLFRDLEVAPAGSVAAVSGPPAMYRFTTPLLRRLGFAEQEIYLNLERHMKCGLGKCGKCQINDICVCECGPIFAYSRVKHLREAIER; via the coding sequence TTGAAGTTCGGTTCCTCAGGGGTGGATCAGGAAGGCCGCTATTCCGGCAGTCCACGCTGGCGGCAGATGAGCCGCGGCGAGATCGATCTGTTCGTGCGTTCGCTGAGCAGCGCCTTCGAGGTCGTGGGGGTCAGGGACCGGCGGGGGCGCCTGACCCTCGATCGCATCGACGACCCGGCCGAGCTGCAGCTCGAATTCCCCCCCCAGGTACATTCGCCGAAAAAATACCTGTTTCCGAACTGGGAGAAGCTGTTTCGCTTCCGGCTCGGCGGCAGGGTGCTGCTCGAGCCGGAAAAGGCCGCCGTTCCGCGGATCATTTTCGGCATGCACCCCTGCGACCTGCACGCCGTGCAGGTGCTCGACGACTGCCTGTTCGAGGGGGAGGCGGACAGCGCCTACCGGGCCAAGCGCGAGGCCACGGTGCTGATCGGCGTCGACTGCGTCCCCGACGAGCACTGCTTCTGCACCAGCATGGGGACCGACCGTATCGCCGAGGGCTTCGACCTGTTCTTTCACAAGGCCGACGGCGGCTACCTGGTCCAGTCCGGAAGCTCCCGGGGCGAGGCGCTGCTGGCCAGGCATGCGCCGCTGGTGGCCGGCCAGGCGGGCGCCCCGCCGCTGGCCCTGCAGGCCAAGCAGTGCGGCCACAGCCTGCATTTCCCGGTGGAGTCGCTGGCGCCGCTGCTGGGGGGCAGCTACGATCATCCGATCTGGAAACAGATCGGCGAGCGCTGCCTGGGTTGCGGCGCCTGCACCCTGCTGTGCCCCACCTGCTACTGCTTCAACGTCCAGGACCGCCTCGATCTCGACCTCGAGGGGGGCGAACGGGTCCGCACCTGGGATTCCTGCCAGTTGGACCAGTTCACCCGGGTTGCGGGGGGCGCCGATTTCCGCGCCCACCAGGCCGACCGCCAGCGCCACCGCTTCTTCCGCAAGTACAAGTACCTTTGGGAGAAGCACCAGCGCACCGCCTGCGTCGGCTGCGGCCGCTGCAGCCGCGAGTGCCTGAGCCGCATCGATCCTCCGGCGGTGCTCCACACCCTGTTCGAGGAGCAGGCGCTGCCCGCCATGGTCGGGGCCCCGGGCTCCGAATACCATCCGCAGCTGGCCCAGATCATCGAAATGCAGGACCTCACCGAGCAAGAAAAGATCTTTCGCATGCGGCTGCCCGACCCGGTGAGCTTTGCCCCGGGGGCCTTCATGCAGGTGTCGGTGTTCGGCCTCGGCGAGGCCCCCTTCACCATCGCTTCTGCCCCCACGGACGGGCGCGTCCTGGATATCGTGGTGCGCTCCGCCGGCAACCTGACCCGGGCCCTGCACCGGCTGCAGAAGGGGGACGAGGTCGGCATCCGCGGCCCCTTCGGCAGCGGTTTTCCGCTGGAGAATTTCTGCGGACGCGACGTGCTGCTGGTGGCCGGCGGGCTGGGGATGATCACCCTGCGTTCGCTGCTTTTGACGATCCTCTCCCGGCGGGCCGAATTCGGCCGGGTCACCCTGCTCTACGGGGTGCGGGACGCCGCATCCTTTTTGTTCCGCGACGAACTGCTCGAATGGCATCGCAGCGGGCTGCTCGACTGCCGTTTCGCCGTCGACAACCCCGATGCGAGCTGGGGCGTGGCCCGTGGGGATATCACCCAGCTGTTTCGCGACCTCGAGGTGGCCCCGGCCGGCAGCGTGGCCGCGGTCTCCGGCCCGCCGGCCATGTACCGCTTCACCACGCCGCTGCTGCGGCGGCTCGGTTTTGCCGAGCAGGAGATCTATCTCAACCTCGAGCGGCACATGAAGTGCGGGCTGGGCAAATGCGGCAAATGCCAGATCAACGACATCTGCGTCTGCGAGTGCGGCCCGATATTTGCCTACAGCCGGGTGAAGCACCTGCGGGAGGCCATAGAACGATGA
- a CDS encoding nitrous oxide reductase accessory protein NosL, with product MNVKLIPGLALALLLSATLLTPVSAEEAISPGPGDRCPVCGMFVAPHPNWVTAIAFKDGSRVFFDGPKDMIRYYLSFADYNKTRTLEDVAGVFVTEYYSTRQMAAEEVFFVLGSDVMGPMGKELIPIAGREAAETFLRDHRGEKITTFAEIVGPGVPQSR from the coding sequence CGTCAAACTGATTCCCGGCCTTGCCCTCGCTCTGCTGCTTTCCGCGACTCTGCTCACCCCTGTGTCCGCCGAAGAGGCCATCAGCCCCGGCCCAGGTGACCGCTGCCCGGTCTGCGGCATGTTCGTCGCGCCCCACCCGAACTGGGTGACGGCCATCGCCTTCAAGGACGGCTCCCGGGTCTTTTTCGACGGGCCCAAGGACATGATCCGCTACTACCTCTCCTTCGCCGACTACAACAAGACCCGCACCCTTGAAGATGTCGCCGGAGTGTTCGTGACCGAATACTACTCGACCCGGCAGATGGCCGCCGAGGAGGTGTTCTTCGTCCTCGGCAGCGACGTCATGGGGCCGATGGGCAAGGAGCTGATCCCGATCGCCGGACGGGAGGCCGCCGAGACCTTCCTGCGCGACCACCGCGGCGAAAAAATCACCACCTTCGCCGAGATTGTCGGCCCCGGAGTCCCGCAGAGCCGATGA
- a CDS encoding ABC transporter ATP-binding protein, which translates to MESTILIDAAGVSKIHNRGKPDEVAAVRDASLRVRRGETLVLKGPSGSGKTSLLSLVGCMARPSAGRILVEGRDVAKLPERFLTEVRRSTFGFIFQQFNLVRDLSVQDNVLLPLFPLDTRLAEMRRRAAAVLEKLSLAGKSQRKVRQLSGGEQQRVAIARALINNPRILVADEPTAHLDSRLAADLLDILSGLKAEGKTILIATHDPYIFEHPLVDRSIEMHDGRIAGAATP; encoded by the coding sequence ATGGAATCCACGATCCTGATCGACGCCGCGGGCGTGAGCAAGATCCACAACCGGGGCAAGCCCGATGAGGTCGCCGCGGTCCGGGACGCCTCGCTGCGAGTGCGCCGCGGCGAGACGCTGGTTCTGAAGGGCCCGAGCGGCTCGGGCAAGACCTCGCTGCTGAGCCTGGTCGGCTGCATGGCGCGCCCATCGGCCGGCAGAATCCTGGTGGAAGGGCGCGACGTGGCCAAGCTCCCGGAGCGCTTTCTCACCGAAGTGCGCCGTTCGACCTTCGGCTTCATTTTTCAGCAGTTCAACCTGGTGCGCGATCTGAGCGTGCAGGACAATGTGCTGCTGCCGCTCTTCCCCCTCGACACCAGGCTGGCCGAGATGCGCCGCCGCGCCGCGGCGGTGCTGGAGAAACTCAGCCTGGCCGGAAAAAGCCAGCGCAAGGTACGCCAGCTCTCCGGCGGCGAGCAGCAGCGGGTGGCCATCGCCCGGGCGCTGATCAACAACCCGCGGATCCTGGTGGCCGACGAGCCGACCGCCCATCTCGACAGCCGCCTGGCCGCCGACCTGCTCGACATCCTGAGCGGGCTGAAAGCGGAAGGGAAGACCATTCTCATCGCCACCCACGACCCCTACATCTTCGAGCACCCGCTGGTGGACCGCAGCATCGAGATGCACGACGGCCGCATCGCCGGAGCCGCGACGCCATGA
- a CDS encoding amino acid ABC transporter substrate-binding protein, translated as MSLRQVGKEGGYRILLPALMLVLAWAGLGCAEPSGVAGLSHQEALRQGEAMYRFGILPSGEPMQAIVQGDIPVDGTMFSCESCHLRGGLGALEGKIITLPTNGRELYKPYIKAAEETLPKWGSMHPSMQPKELRPAYTDETLARVLWVGEDPAGRVLSYTMPRYELDERDMAILVYYLKNLSAELSPGVDPTTLRFATVYSEDADPQRVEVMLGVLDAHVRANNGQSRLQERRAKEGPFYKKKKSTAYRKWTLERWVLKGDPSTWPDQLEEYYRKQPVFALLGGMVPGSWQPIHEFCEKNRIPNVLPITDYPVISGSDWYTVYFSKGHYQEGEGAARFLRTQDEETRSRPIIQVFRDDLRGQTLAKGFRETWQLLGQSPAEERPLAAGAELDKGLLGGIYAEHPSATVLLWLEPRDLEAIKIPEQGQGRVLIGSARMLEGHLGKIPETLRQSLYLTYPYRLPEDMAKGELVLRSWLKMKKLSLSDLRVQSDMYFVGWMLAGVTMMMENDFFRENFLDAIDMMNDETYAIVTYPRLSFGQGQRYASKGCYLIQLGPGPQPELIPRSEWVIH; from the coding sequence ATGTCCCTGCGCCAGGTAGGTAAAGAAGGTGGATACAGGATTCTGCTGCCGGCCCTGATGCTGGTGCTGGCCTGGGCGGGCCTGGGATGCGCCGAGCCCTCCGGGGTGGCGGGTCTCTCCCATCAGGAAGCCCTCCGCCAGGGAGAAGCCATGTACCGCTTCGGCATCCTCCCCTCGGGAGAACCCATGCAGGCCATCGTCCAGGGGGACATCCCCGTCGACGGCACCATGTTCAGCTGTGAAAGCTGCCACCTGCGCGGCGGCCTGGGGGCCCTGGAGGGCAAGATCATCACCCTGCCGACCAACGGGCGCGAGCTCTACAAGCCCTACATCAAGGCAGCCGAGGAAACCCTGCCCAAATGGGGCTCCATGCACCCGAGCATGCAGCCCAAGGAACTGCGACCGGCCTACACCGACGAGACCCTGGCGCGGGTGCTCTGGGTGGGGGAAGATCCCGCCGGCCGGGTGCTGAGCTACACCATGCCGCGCTACGAGCTCGACGAGCGGGACATGGCGATTTTGGTCTACTACCTGAAAAACCTCAGCGCCGAGCTCTCCCCCGGGGTCGATCCCACCACTTTGCGCTTCGCCACGGTCTATTCGGAGGATGCCGATCCGCAGCGCGTCGAGGTCATGCTCGGGGTGCTCGATGCCCACGTCCGGGCCAACAACGGCCAGTCCCGTCTGCAGGAGCGCCGGGCCAAGGAGGGCCCCTTCTACAAGAAAAAGAAATCCACCGCCTATCGCAAGTGGACCCTCGAGCGGTGGGTCCTCAAGGGCGATCCTTCGACCTGGCCCGACCAGCTCGAAGAGTACTACCGCAAGCAGCCGGTGTTCGCCCTGCTCGGCGGGATGGTCCCCGGCAGCTGGCAGCCGATCCACGAGTTCTGCGAGAAAAACCGCATCCCCAACGTGCTGCCCATCACCGATTATCCGGTCATCTCCGGCAGCGACTGGTACACCGTCTATTTCTCCAAGGGGCACTACCAGGAGGGCGAGGGGGCCGCGCGTTTTTTGCGGACCCAGGATGAGGAAACCCGCAGCCGCCCCATCATCCAGGTCTTTCGCGACGACCTCCGCGGTCAGACCCTGGCCAAGGGCTTCCGGGAAACCTGGCAGCTACTGGGCCAGAGCCCGGCGGAGGAGCGGCCCTTGGCCGCAGGTGCCGAGTTGGACAAGGGCCTGCTGGGCGGGATCTACGCCGAGCATCCTTCGGCGACCGTGCTGCTCTGGCTTGAGCCCCGGGACCTGGAAGCCATCAAGATCCCGGAGCAGGGGCAAGGCCGAGTGCTGATCGGCTCGGCGAGAATGCTCGAAGGGCACCTGGGGAAAATCCCCGAGACGCTGCGCCAGAGCCTCTACCTGACCTACCCCTACCGGCTTCCGGAAGACATGGCCAAGGGGGAACTGGTGCTGCGCAGCTGGCTCAAGATGAAGAAACTCTCCCTGAGCGACCTCCGGGTCCAGTCGGACATGTACTTTGTCGGCTGGATGCTCGCCGGGGTGACGATGATGATGGAAAACGACTTTTTCCGGGAAAACTTCCTGGATGCCATCGATATGATGAACGACGAAACCTACGCCATCGTCACCTATCCGCGCCTGAGTTTCGGCCAGGGGCAGCGCTATGCCTCAAAGGGGTGCTACCTGATCCAGCTCGGCCCGGGGCCCCAGCCCGAACTCATCCCCAGGAGCGAATGGGTCATTCATTGA
- the nrfD gene encoding NrfD/PsrC family molybdoenzyme membrane anchor subunit — protein MSIKAAPLHQKFVTPNLWILLFFMGSGAVFAYFRFFHGFGSVTNLNPAYPFGVWIAFDVACGVALAAGGFTTAAIVEIFGRDKYHALVRPAILTAFIGYFLVGLAVFFDLGKYYNIWHALVYWNGTSVLFEVAWCVMLYLSVLAIENLPNVVEQFKGNVRLPGPLAALNGLADWLLHRLDWFCNKTMAFFVIAGVVLSFGHQSSLGTMMLIAPYKLHELWYTPLSPLLFLTSAVSVGIPMVVFEGTLAAKFFGRKPETELLSGIAKYIPLFLGTYLLLRVGDLAYRGVLASAFDGSLQGNAFLLEFALFAVPYFLLKRRKIRRNPTTLFLCSLSVILAVVLNRFNVFLIGMDMGPEWSYFPSVGEWAVTFAFVAFGVLLYKIAVNYLPILEKEH, from the coding sequence ATGAGTATTAAGGCAGCTCCCCTGCACCAGAAATTTGTGACCCCCAACCTCTGGATCCTGCTGTTCTTCATGGGCTCCGGGGCGGTGTTCGCCTACTTCCGCTTTTTCCACGGCTTCGGCTCGGTGACCAACCTCAACCCGGCCTATCCCTTCGGGGTGTGGATCGCCTTCGACGTGGCCTGCGGCGTGGCGCTGGCCGCCGGCGGCTTCACCACCGCGGCGATCGTCGAGATCTTCGGCCGCGACAAGTACCACGCCCTGGTGCGCCCGGCCATCCTGACGGCCTTCATCGGCTATTTCCTGGTCGGCCTGGCGGTCTTTTTCGACCTCGGCAAGTACTACAACATCTGGCACGCCCTGGTGTACTGGAACGGCACCTCGGTGCTCTTCGAGGTGGCCTGGTGCGTCATGCTCTACCTGAGCGTGCTGGCTATCGAGAACCTGCCCAACGTGGTCGAGCAGTTCAAGGGGAACGTGCGTCTGCCGGGCCCCCTGGCTGCGCTCAACGGCCTGGCCGACTGGCTGCTGCACCGGCTCGACTGGTTCTGTAACAAGACCATGGCGTTTTTCGTCATCGCCGGGGTGGTGCTCTCCTTCGGTCACCAGTCCTCGCTCGGCACCATGATGCTGATCGCCCCCTACAAGCTGCACGAGCTGTGGTACACGCCGCTTTCGCCGCTGCTGTTTCTGACCTCGGCGGTGAGCGTCGGCATCCCCATGGTGGTCTTCGAGGGGACCCTGGCGGCCAAGTTTTTCGGCCGCAAGCCCGAGACGGAACTGCTTTCCGGCATCGCCAAGTATATCCCGCTGTTCCTGGGTACCTACCTGCTGCTGCGGGTGGGGGACCTGGCCTACCGCGGCGTGCTGGCCAGCGCTTTCGACGGCAGCCTGCAGGGCAACGCCTTTCTGCTCGAGTTCGCCCTGTTCGCCGTCCCCTATTTCCTGCTCAAGCGCCGCAAGATCCGCCGCAACCCCACCACCCTGTTCCTCTGCTCGCTGTCGGTGATCCTGGCGGTGGTGCTCAACCGCTTCAACGTCTTTCTCATCGGCATGGACATGGGGCCCGAGTGGAGCTACTTCCCCTCGGTGGGCGAATGGGCGGTGACCTTCGCCTTCGTGGCCTTCGGGGTGCTGCTCTACAAGATCGCCGTCAACTACCTGCCGATTCTTGAAAAGGAGCACTGA
- a CDS encoding hydrogenase maturation protease, whose product MPETTRLIGVGNPLMGDDGIGIAAAERLAAMVLPEGVEVIDGGTGGLTLLTLMDGADRVVLVDAVEMGKVPGSLVRFTPEEVVAADAGGGGLSLHETGLAQVLALGRELGCLPEKIVIFGVQPESVSRQLGLSPPVAAALEPLLAQLLRELGGY is encoded by the coding sequence ATGCCTGAAACAACCCGCCTCATCGGCGTCGGCAACCCCCTGATGGGCGACGACGGCATCGGCATTGCCGCCGCCGAACGGCTGGCGGCCATGGTGCTGCCCGAAGGGGTGGAGGTGATCGACGGCGGCACCGGCGGCCTGACCCTGCTCACGCTGATGGATGGGGCCGACCGGGTGGTCCTGGTCGATGCGGTGGAGATGGGGAAGGTGCCGGGATCGCTGGTGCGCTTCACCCCGGAGGAGGTGGTCGCGGCGGACGCCGGCGGAGGCGGGCTTTCCTTGCACGAAACCGGCCTGGCCCAGGTGCTGGCCCTCGGCAGGGAGCTCGGCTGCCTGCCGGAGAAGATTGTCATATTCGGGGTGCAGCCCGAGTCCGTGAGCCGGCAGCTGGGGCTTTCGCCGCCGGTGGCGGCCGCCCTGGAGCCGCTTCTGGCGCAGCTGCTGCGGGAACTGGGCGGCTATTGA